The following coding sequences lie in one Palaemon carinicauda isolate YSFRI2023 chromosome 7, ASM3689809v2, whole genome shotgun sequence genomic window:
- the LOC137644248 gene encoding uncharacterized protein, which translates to MWKRQRQILRQLVVIRDRDGIILHKDDDIKRRWREHYGQLLNTEKEKEELREVRRKEGLVMVIQNTEVKHALTKTENDKKPGPPEFQTKMVKILATKWEEWMLDLLEALWEEEIMPKHLVKSLMVSRCKQKGDTMECNN; encoded by the coding sequence atgtggaaaaggcaaagacagataTTGAGGCAACTGGtggtcatcagggatagagatggaattATATTGCATAaggatgatgacattaagaggagatggagagaacaTTATgggcaactattgaatactgaaaaggaGAAAGAGGAGCTGAGAGAAGTACGAAGGAAGGAGGGGCTAGTGATGGTGATACAGAATACGGAGGTGAAGCATGCATTGACTAAAACGGAGAATGATAAAAAACCAGGCCCACCAGAGTTTCAAACTAAAATGGTCAAAATACTAGCTACAAagtgggaagaatggatgctggatttattggaagcactatgggaagaggaaataatgcctaaacacTTGGtgaagagtctaatggtatctagatGTAAGCAGAAAGGTGACACCATGGAATGCAACAACTag